The sequence GACTTCCCAGACTTCCATAGCTTAAACCTATGCATGTTACCTACCCTTTAAACCAAACATTTTTGGTCAGAAGCCTGTTCAATGTAGGAATTAATTAAAATCtttatctattttaaaattttttaaagatactAGTGTGATATGTTTGAGCAAGATGACTCTCTTAGGAAAATTGAAACTCAGAGATACTTTGATCAGTCATAGTAATACGTACCTTTTGTTTGtgctcttttctttgtgaaaactttgaatggggaaaaaaatcccctgtTTCAGAAGATAAAGGAAATGTTTCAGAAGGTGAAGATTCTCAACAGAAGGCAGCACCTAGTGAAGACAGGGCTGCCCAGAGACCAACAAAGGGCATTCAGAATGAAAACTGTCAGCTGCAGACAGGTTTAAAAAGATCTGAAAACAATCCTAAGCAAGGTGGTGTAGAAGACAGTGAGGAAATGCTTCTGTGGCCTAGAAGATGTGGagtcaaagcagcagaaagcagagaacCACCGATTCCACCTCAAAGAGCTGGAAGAGCTAGAAATAACCCCGTTAAACAAGGTGCTTCAGAGGACCTTCCCAGAACAAGAAGGCAGCTTCGTAAAGGCCCGTCAGCAAAGAGAGAAGGAGACAATCAGAATTGTAAGGAAGATACTAAGACTGCCacagcagaaaaatctgaaagcGGGACTAAACTTGAGAGAAAGACAACAGAGAATAAAGTGAAGTTTTTAAGAAGTTCCAGAAAGGCCTCAGCTGAGGTAAAAGCAGACATTTGTGAACTGGCACTTGAAAATGTACAAAACATTCCAAAACCCCAGGAGACTTCAACTGCAACTGGCACTGAAACACAGTCAGACATCAAAAATGAGGTTAAAGGACCTCAGGGCGATACTGTAGACAGCATGTCGGGCATCAAGAAGCTCAGGAGGATGCCAAAGCACAAGCCAGAGCCCATCAGGGTCCTGCCAGGCATCAAGCAGCTGAGGAAGATGCCAAAGCAGAAGTTGGAGCCTGTCGAGCCCTTGTTGGGCATCAAGGCGCTGGTGAGGACCCCAGAGCGCAAGCCAGAGCCCATCGAGGTCCTGCTGGGCATCAGGCAGCTCAGAAAGACCCCGAGGCACAAGTTGGAGCCTGCAGAGGCCTTGCTGGGCATCACGGCATTCATGAGGACCCCAAAGCGCAAGCCAGAGCCCATTGAGATCATGTTGGGATTCAAGCAGCTCAGGAAGACCCCAAAGCGCAAGCCAGAGCCACTTGAGGTATTGTCGGGCACCCAGAAGCTGGTGAAAACCCCTAAGCAGAAGGCAGAGCCCATCAAGGTCCTCCCAGGCATCAAGCAGGCCATGAAAACCCCAAATCAAGAGAAGGAACCTGCTAGAGAGGGAATTGGCTCTCAGAGATTGCTGGAGACTCCTGCCCAGGAAGGGGAAGCAGTGAAAGATGTGGCAGGTGTTACCTCAGCCAGGAAAACTCCAAAGCTGAAACATCAACCAGCAGAAGCCATGGCTGGGGTCGGCCGCATTTTCAAGACACCAGAGGGGAAGGTTGAACGCAGAGCAGATGGATTTGGTGTTGGTACCTCAGTGAAGACTCGGAGAGAGAAGTACCCACCGGTTGAGGATTTTGTGGGTCTGCAGAGGCTGATGGCAGAACCCAAGCAGAAATGTTCTGATTTTGAAGAGGACTATGTTGGACTTGCAGAGTTGTTTGAAACACCAGAGGAAGCGAAGGTAAAATACTTTTTTAGCTTTTGGAAGGAATGTATGTGAACTTTGAGGCCCGTGGTTTTAATGAATTCTTAGGCTTCCTTTTATGCCACCTTGTATGTTAGAGCACTTGAAATATGTCATGCCCAGAACCTCTGGAGGGAATAATACCTTCTGGAGAGGCACCTCCTGTTGGGGTGAGAACACTAAAGATGGCAATCTTTTTATTCCTTGGTAGCTGTCCAGGTGAATGCCCTCTTTCTAGGagacaaagggggggggggttgttttgctttgtctataaattttgcataaaaatatttttatctatatatttGTGACATATTTGTGTGCTAATACCGAATATACAGATGCAGTTACAAAGCTGAGTTGATTTCAGGTGTAGAGGAAAGTGTTTGAACAGACTTTCTTCAGCCATTCCTATACATTAATTTTGTCTTGGTTGGCTCCATTATTTCTGGTCCTGTCAGAGTTGGATTTATTGATGATGCTTTATTCCCTTAGGTCGGATCAGGAAGTTTTTCGGATTGTGGTGTAGACGACAGAGAGGAAATGCTTCATTTCTTTAATAAGATACCTGCTGCAGGCAGTGACAGTCCTGCTCTTAACCATCGACAGTGGgcaggaaatgcacaggcagtacTTAAACCAAAGCAGACTGAAATCCCGCAAGAGAATCCAGCGCAGAAAAATGGAACAGGATGTAGAAGAGTTAGAGGTAGGAAACTGAATTTTGAACTTGATGAAGGCAGCTCCCAAGCAGGTGGAGGAAGAAGGAGTTTGCCTGAGTGTGAGAAAGGAAAGACTTGCAAAGATGGTCAGCGTGAGACTCCAGAAAATCCTTCTTTGCAAGTGAGAAGGAGCAGGAGAAGGCAAGTTGAATCCATTCCACAAGTACCTTGTGTTCCCTCTATGGAGAACCAAACACGGATTGCAGGTGATAGCAAAGATGAGGCTTCCCTAAAAGAGCAAGATTCAGGTTTGGCTGCTACTCCCTCTTCAACCCAAGAGAATCCACTGAGAAGAGGGAAAAGACGAGAGGTTGCTGCAGCATCACCAACACCTAGATCTCCTCCTGTCAAAAGGCGTGGGTTGCCAAAAGGTGATGATAAAAAGATGAGTGCGAGAGAAGAGGAAAATCCATCATTGGGAAATAAATCTTTGCCCGCAAAAACAAATGCATCAGCGAGGGGCGCAAGGAAAAAGATTGATCTAGCAGCAGAGGGAGAAAGTTACATTTTCCCTGAAGAGAAGATGGACTTGTCAGAAAGTGATGATACAGAGGAGGGTACTAATGAAGATCCAAATATGTTTTGGGAAACAGTGTTCTGTGCCCAAGAGAAGCCATTAGGAAGGGGCAGAAGGACAGGAACTGCTCTGGCATCCCACACAACTAATCCCATTTCTCTTCGAGGAAAACGCCGTTTGCCAGCAGATAGTGGTAGAGAAGAAGCTCCTAAAGAATATCGAAATGTTCCATTACAAACTTTTGATTCACCCGTAAAAGAAGATCAGCTGAGAAGAGGCAGAAGGATAGGAATTGCCCTCGTGGTAGAAGGCACAAGTTCTGTTCTGGGCAATCAGGGGTTATCAAAAGAAAGTACTAGAAAGAAGCTGATTTTGGCCAATCATGGAACTCCTGAAGAACAGCAGAATAGACTTATGGCAGTAGCTCCATTGGCAAAAGGAAATCCATCAGGAGtggtcagaaagaaaagaattgcttCCAGATGTGAAGAAACTACTTCCCCTTTTCTCGGGAAAGATCCTGTCTTGCCCAGAGATAAATGTCAGAAGAGGATTAAGACACAAGAAGTTGCCCCTGAACAACAGGCAACTGCCTCTTCTCTcagaagaaaatgtcagttgCCAGCAGATGACTTGGCGTCCAAAAAGCCAAGATCAGGTAAGGCAAGAGTTGGCTTTCTAACTAGAGCTAAGTTATTGATGGAGTAGCTTAACTTCTCTGTGCTATCTCGATCTTCGGTGGTGGGTATGTTTTAGTTTTACATGTCAGTAAAAGGAACTTTAGCTGAAGTGGCAGCTAATTGGTTTTGGTGCTCTCATTAATGTTAACCTACTCTCAGAAATAGCTGTAAGTCCTCGGGGATCTATCCTCAAGGATCGTGGATGTGCAGCAGTATGGGCTTTGTAACTGGTTTGTTGAATTCATAGGTGCAATCTCTGGAATGTCGTCGTTAGggccattttctttaaaaacaacgTAACTGCAGATTGAATTTTGTATGAAATGCTTGAGTTGTGATAcaaatttgtctttattttttctgtgtgtgtacaaATAGAGTGCGATGACTATATATGGATGCACCAAAACTGAAGAAGAAGCAAAACTAAAGAAGAATTTGTTGAAGAGGATGTAAGGGCTCCTCAGACGACTGGAGGGATGGACAGGAAGACGAGATCAAGCACAAGAACAAGTGCAAGGACGAGGAAATAATCTTAACTGTCACAGAACCAGCTTTTAAATCAATTCAGTAACTGAAATGGCAGCTTTTAATGAGAATTGTTTCCACTCAGATTTTAAACTCATTTTGAAAATTAGTCACCGATTTAGTATCAAAATATAGTTTTTAATGTGTTTACAATACTTTGTAGGTATCTGTTTTAATAGACTTGTCTGTGTTAGTGCTGCCTGAAACCATGGGGTGCCTGTGCAGAACCCCAAGCATAAAACCCATCTTTTTGTTACAGTATTCATCCCCCTTTTTCTCTTGGTCAGTACAGCAGTTAGGAATCCATAGTACTTTTATTGTTAGTTTAAGCTTTGTttctattttcatgtctttaAGTCTTATTTCTCAACACAGTTTTTTAAGTATTCTTTAAACAATATAGATGTATTAGGATTATTATAGAGAAATGTTGATGAGTGTTAGAAGTTCGTTGTATTGCAAAGTGCGTTTTTAGGTGATTAAATTTGCAAAAGCTTCAGGGTGTGTGTGTTGTGGTTCTTAAGCCCAGGTAGGAACGGTACCGAGCGCTGCCCTCCTGGCAGCATCTTTCCAGGCTTCCCCCTTGGGCGCCCCGCGGCGCGTTTCTGGAAGGTTCCGGGGCTCTCCTGCCGCGCAGACGTTTCCCTTCCCGACGCGGCCGGGCTGTGCGAGTGCTCCCGTGTGTGAGAGAGAGGGGAGTAGTGAGGGTGTGACGGGGGGACGGGGCCCGTCCCCGTGGAGCTGCGATGactgtggagcagctgctgcgCTCTGGGCACCGCTCTGGGAGCCGGGCTGTGGGTACCAGCGGGGAGGGGCGGCTTCATGGCGGGGGGCTGCCTCTCGCTGTGCTCAGGGCGGAGAGGGAGAACATTCACCTCGGGCATCTTAACCTGGGGGCACTTGGAAGGCCGGAGTTGCCCGATGGAGTGCTCGTCGGGTCCTGAGGAGTTACACATTGCTCTGcagctgggtgctgtggggatgTTCTCCTGAAGTGCTGGGACCATAAACCCAAGCCAGGGTTGGCCTGCAGAggaatcctgtgtattttctaagtgataaccactgtgctagtaggtgttgCACTCAACATGTGGATCTCGGGTGTATCCTTACTGTCCCGGTGTGCAGGCGAGATAAGCGGGTCCCAGAGGCAGCCTGGGACTGGCC comes from Athene noctua chromosome 5, bAthNoc1.hap1.1, whole genome shotgun sequence and encodes:
- the LOC141961244 gene encoding LOW QUALITY PROTEIN: uncharacterized protein LOC141961244 (The sequence of the model RefSeq protein was modified relative to this genomic sequence to represent the inferred CDS: inserted 1 base in 1 codon; substituted 1 base at 1 genomic stop codon), whose product is MEYVRGEYPLPSAPRKKRSRSPRDETLQVLHVQQVAEVELLHKPTWGSKSLHASENAEWEEKNANDKKQSTEEKTCKALPVKPQTPKSARRAHLSSRRQREMSPFSKLYEKLKCXKSKKSLQEGNVCHQAARGDGKSVLLESSAXTSPSCVYDLGSLPREKARSRSENIGECKIKGEATCSELNQISAVGSATRKTFTRSPRASVSKEIAGDPGERNHLQHHKEVTKITIHSCPAAVAKLAQRTNTANVSDVDKYVLSTATCRRRSPGSHFIAPPRETSGMNPVYSDTPTTRGRESLKCQSFPEMLAGTPREDSACGNDSPKQLPLAGKECLKPRRNSKQCTPGRAVKEEVLTEICDQANFVKSEEERSETPVSLSNSRSPRRSNRPSKELSRTSVHLASGELTSELSPPALTNCPAMRRQPQHSLPVGEATVPLGTAELRPLLEFWRLEVGRRSECVERMVTKAQGLKGEMMVSRINSSDASEQRQDSPDLFHFQTEESVKFVFDTLPMKTPEEIKAMVGENVGVESLSLIPGKETSRLRSGRKRRTPKQKGEPLEALLGIRHLRMTPKHKLEPAEALSDITELTTTPKRKPEPIDVLSGVKEVKRSPNQELEPVTAGIGSQRLRETPAQEGEAVKDVAGVTSARKTPKLKHQPAEAMAGVRRIFKTPEGKVERRADGFGVGTSVKTRREKYPPVEDFVGLQRLMAEPKQKCSDFEEDYVGLAELFETPEEAKVTSGSVGDSEQEDPAPPCTNSSHKYEDKGNVSEGEDSQQKAAPSEDRAAQRPTKGIQNENCQLQTGLKRSENNPKQGGVEDSEEMLLWPRRCGVKAAESREPPIPPQRAGRARNNPVKQGASEDLPRTRRQLRKGPSAKREGDNQNCKEDTKTATAEKSESGTKLERKTTENKVKFLRSSRKASAEVKADICELALENVQNIPKPQETSTATGTETQSDIKNEVKGPQGDTVDSMSGIKKLRRMPKHKPEPIRVLPGIKQLRKMPKQKLEPVEPLLGIKALVRTPERKPEPIEVLLGIRQLRKTPRHKLEPAEALLGITAFMRTPKRKPEPIEIMLGFKQLRKTPKRKPEPLEVLSGTQKLVKTPKQKAEPIKVLPGIKQAMKTPNQEKEPAREGIGSQRLLETPAQEGEAVKDVAGVTSARKTPKLKHQPAEAMAGVGRIFKTPEGKVERRADGFGVGTSVKTRREKYPPVEDFVGLQRLMAEPKQKCSDFEEDYVGLAELFETPEEAKVGSGSFSDCGVDDREEMLHFFNKIPAAGSDSPALNHRQWAGNAQAVLKPKQTEIPQENPAQKNGTGCRRVRGRKLNFELDEGSSQAGGGRRSLPECEKGKTCKDGQRETPENPSLQVRRSRRRQVESIPQVPCVPSMENQTRIAGDSKDEASLKEQDSGLAATPSSTQENPLRRGKRREVAAASPTPRSPPVKRRGLPKGDDKKMSAREEENPSLGNKSLPAKTNASARGARKKIDLAAEGESYIFPEEKMDLSESDDTEEGTNEDPNMFWETVFCAQEKPLGRGRRTGTALASHTTNPISLRGKRRLPADSGREEAPKEYRNVPLQTFDSPVKEDQLRRGRRIGIALVVEGTSSVLGNQGLSKESTRKKLILANHGTPEEQQNRLMAVAPLAKGNPSGVVRKKRIASRCEETTSPFLGKDPVLPRDKCQKRIKTQEVAPEQQATASSLRRKCQLPADDLASKKPRSECDDYIWMHQN